Genomic DNA from Corallococcus macrosporus:
GTGATTTCAGGGATGGGCATGGGGGTTATCTTCTGTTGAGCCGGGAAGGGGCCCGTCAGGTCCCTTGGCTTTTCGGGCGCCAGGGCGTTATGAGGCGCCGTCTACGAGGAGAGTGAAGCACATGGACACTTCTACCGCCGTCGCCGGCTCCACGCCGGCCTCCCAGCCCGCCACCTCCGCGCCCGTCGTCCTGACGGCCGCCGCCCTCACCCAGGTGAAGACGGTCATCGAGGCCCAGGGCTTCCAGGGCTACTACTTCTCCATCCGCGTGGTGCCCTCCGGCTGCAGCGGCCTGGGCTACGACCTGAACCTCGTGAAGGAGACGAAGGCAGGCGATCAGCTCTGGGAGCAGGATGGCGTGAAGATCGCCACCGACGCGCTGAGCGCCCAGTACCTGTCGGGCACGCACATCGACTACGTCACCAGCATCACCGGCGCGGGCTTCAAGTTCGAGAACCCCAACGCCAAGTCGTCCTGCGGCTGCGGCACGTCGTTCACCACCTGAGCCGGCTTCCGGCTTGAGGTGGAGGGAGGGCCGGGAGGGACGCCAGCCAGGCGTGCCCCCGGCCCTT
This window encodes:
- a CDS encoding HesB/IscA family protein, producing MDTSTAVAGSTPASQPATSAPVVLTAAALTQVKTVIEAQGFQGYYFSIRVVPSGCSGLGYDLNLVKETKAGDQLWEQDGVKIATDALSAQYLSGTHIDYVTSITGAGFKFENPNAKSSCGCGTSFTT